In Penicillium oxalicum strain HP7-1 chromosome VII, whole genome shotgun sequence, one DNA window encodes the following:
- a CDS encoding ATP-dependent helicase fft2, which translates to MTDTVPDTPTRMKKPEPGTSDDEGDHETIATLPAHTTTPSQRLTQATQLVDLPYSRQNNPTVQVAASSPIASASSPPPQRPRGGLLSSLMAPSGTSFRPPVTTVRPTKRTPTFNMDDGPTYRGGSSDDDENRIDIKPVMFEKTSRSPEKVAESPIRNGAGSMDRFKEITSSAFYDPSSAGIKRSADQMSPSGAPRGVATKKIRQTGPSRAQPVNAPISTLLDIADFRVKVKVERILKILPTKSVQECVDALMSANGNFDLALDLLGDESSKANGIGARDSVIEIESSEDELNAQPNRNVGHIAKQKIKARGTIQDKWAATKGHITSQKEDDGKPRGRLMRGPRSRDPTAPIDTITIDSDGSPPKKKASRLQKGPRRAPSLTPEAVLSDSEDSDVVEEDVNAGDLEQKVLRFFNTCKPHDLADIAAVPEETAELITSQQPFGSLGEVREVTAPVDENAKPKGKGKGRKAPKPIGDKIVDKCLEMWTGYLAIDALVAECEALGKPVAEEMKKWGVDVFGKRGDAELDLATLGGSHDSGIATPSSTHPSPAADDSEDEIRPVAKSRKTQSNDQSGFISQPSIMAKNLVMKDYQIVGLNWLALLFEKKMSCILADDMGLGKTCQVISFLSHLYEKGVKGPHLVVVPSSTIENWLREFSTFSPELQVRPYYANQNERAFIREQLESDRDEINVVVTTYTIAKAKVDAKFLRDMDFCVCVFDEGHMLKNSQSLLYEKLIRINAEFRLLLTGTPLQNNLQELASLLGFILPGVFKDHKDDLQAVFANKARTSDESHAALLSAQRIERAKSMLKPFVLRRKKYQVIDLPAKHSFVEYCEMKTSQRDIYDHEKEQVRQLLEDRAAGKKTGSKSANILMKLRQAAIHPLLARRHYTDAILKKMAKSCLKEDKWAASDPAIIEEELQAYNDFECHHMCLENPSSLGRYKLKNEEWMDSGKVEKLRELLTRFIANGDRTLIFSQFTMVMDILENVLETLKIEFVRLDGRTNVEDRQSILDAFHERVEIPVFLLSTKAGGAGINLACANKVVIFDSSFPQEDVQAENRAHRVGQTRDVEVFRFVTRDTIEEQIYALGQTKLALDQAVAGDDDSAASKKSEEIGMKAVENMVLADMEKQDGHNAQSKAD; encoded by the coding sequence ATGACCGACACTGTACCTGAcactccgacgaggatgaagaagcctgAACCAGGCACCTCCGACGATGAAGGTGACCACGAGACCATCGCCACCTTGCCGGCGCATACCACCACTCCCTCACAACGATTGACCCAGGCAACACAGCTGGTTGACTTGCCCTATTCACGTCAAAACAATCCAACCGTCCAAGTTGCTGCCTCCTCGCCTATTGCATCTgcctcatctcctccaccccAGCGTCCCCGTGGCGGCCTTTTAAGCTCGCTCATGGCCCCTTCTGGTACATCGTTTCGTCCTCCCGTCACCACTGTTCGACCTACCAAACGAACTCCTACATTCAACATGGATGACGGTCCCACTTACCGAGGCGGGTCTTCggacgacgatgagaatCGCATTGATATCAAGCCTGTAATGTTTGAAAAGACCAGTCGCAGCCCTGAGAAGGTTGCCGAATCACCTATACGCAACGGGGCTGGCTCCATGGATCGCTTCAAAGAAATCACCTCATCCGCTTTCTACGACCCTTCTTCAGCTGGAATTAAACGGTCTGCCGACCAAATGAGTCCGTCGGGTGCACCTCGGGGCGTAGCAACCAAAAAAATCCGCCAGACAGGTCCTTCTCGTGCGCAACCTGTGAACGCTCCAATCTCGACTTTGCTGGACATTGCCGATTTCCGAGTGAAAGTGAAGGTCGAACGTATCCTGAAAATCTTGCCGACGAAGTCTGTACAAGAATGTGTGGATGCTCTGATGTCAGCCAATGGAAATTTTGATCTTGCTCTTGACCTGCTTGGTGATGAATCGAGCAAGGCAAACGGAATTGGCGCCCGGGACTCGGTGATTGAGATTGAATCGTCCGAGGACGAACTCAACGCTCAACCAAACCGTAATGTGGGACACATCGCCAAACAGAAGATCAAGGCCCGTGGGACCATCCAAGATAAATGGGCTGCCACTAAAGGACATATTACTTCCCAAAAGGAAGACGATGGCAAGCCTCGTGGTCGTCTCATGCGTGGCCCCAGGAGTCGTGATCCAACAGCTCCCATAGACACAATTACGATCGATTCAGATGGGTCAccccccaagaagaaagccTCGCGGCTACAGAAAGGCCCACGCCGTGCTCCTTCTCTCACCCCGGAGGCCGTACTCTCGGATTCAGAAGATTCGGATgtggtcgaggaggatgtcaACGCCGGGGACCTGGAACAGAAGGTCTTGCGTTTCTTCAACACTTGCAAACCTCACGATCTTGCCGATATCGCCGCCGTTCCTGAGGAGACTGCAGAGCTCATCACGTCTCAGCAGCCCTTCGGAAGTCTGGGCGAGGTGCGTGAGGTCACTGCCCCCGTCGACGAGAACGCCAAACCCAAaggcaagggcaagggccGCAAGGCTCCTAAGCCCATTGGCGACAAAATCGTCGATAAGTGTCTAGAAATGTGGACCGGGTACCTGGCGATTGATGCACTCGTGGCGGAATGCGAGGCCTTGGGTAAGCCTGtggccgaggagatgaagaagtggGGCGTTGACGTCTTTGGCAAGCGTGGTGATGCCGAGCTTGACCTTGCAACGCTAGGTGGCTCCCATGATTCAGGCATCGCAACACCATCTTCCACTCATCCGTCACCCGCAGCTGACGATTCCGAAGATGAGATTCGGCCTGTCGCCAAGTCACGAAAAACTCAGTCGAATGATCAGTCCGGGTTCATCTCCCAGCCATCAATCATGGCCAAGAACCTGGTCATGAAGGACTACCAGATCGTGGGGCTCAACTGGCTGGCTCTGCTgttcgagaagaagatgagctGCATCCTCGCGGATGATATGGGTCTCGGGAAGACGTGCCAGGTCATCTCCTTCCTGTCCCACCTGTACGAAAAGGGCGTCAAGGGGCCTCACTTGGTCGTTGTCCCTTCATCGACTATCGAGAACTGGCTTCGTGAGTTCAGCACGTTCTCGCCTGAGCTGCAAGTCCGTCCTTATTATGCCAACCAGAACGAGCGCGCCTTCATCCGTGAACAGCTCGAAAGCGACCGGGATGAAATCAACGTCGTTGTGACCACCTACACAatcgccaaggccaaggtcgACGCCAAGTTCCTGCGCGACATGGATTTCTGTGTCTGCGTCTTCGATGAAGGGCACATGCTCAAGAATTCGCAGTCTCTTCTGTACGAAAAACTCATCCGGATCAACGCCGAGTTCCGACTTCTGCTCACGGGTACTCCTTTGCAAAACAATCTGCAAGAGCTGGCGTCTCTGCTTGGGTTCATCCTCCCTGGGGTCTTCAAGGATCACAAGGATGATCTGCAGGCTGTCTTTGCCAACAAGGCAAGGACGTCTGACGAATCACACGCTGCGCTGTTGTCAGCACAGCGGATCGAGCGTGCCAAGTCTATGCTCAAGCCCTTTGTCCTGCGCCGGAAGAAGTATCAGGTCATCGACCTGCCAGCCAAGCACTCATTCGTAGAATACTGCGAAATGAAGACGTCGCAGCGGGATATTTACGACCACGAGAAGGAGCAAGTGCGACAGCTCCTCGAAGACCGTGCTGCTGGCAAGAAGACCGGCTCGAAGTCCGCCAACATCCTAATGAAGCTCCGTCAGGCGGCCATCCACCCCTTACTCGCTCGGCGTCATTATACGGACGCTATCCTCAAAAAGATGGCCAAGAGCTGTCTGAAAGAAGACAAGTGGGCGGCCTCCGACCCAGCCATCATTGAAGAGGAGCTGCAGGCCTATAATGACTTTGAGTGCCACCACATGTGCCTTGAGAACCCGAGTTCTTTGGGCAGGTACAAGCTCAAGAATGAGGAGTGGATGGACTCGGGCAAGGTCGAAAAGCTTCGTGAGCTGCTCACTCGCTTCATTGCCAACGGTGACCGCACACTGATCTTCTCGCAATTCACAATGGTCATGGATATCCTCGAAAATGTCCTCGAGACCCTCAAGATCGAGTTTGTGCGTCTGGACGGTCGCACCAACGTCGAGGACCGCCAGTCCATTCTCGATGCTTTCCATGAACGGGTGGAAATCCcagtcttccttctctcgACCAAGGCTGGTGGCGCGGGAATTAACTTGGCCTGTGCCAACAAGGTCGTCATTTTTGACTCCTCCTTCCCTCAAGAGGACGTCCAGGCCGAAAATCGTGCCCATCGCGTTGGTCAAACCCGCGACGTTGAGGTCTTCCGCTTCGTGACTCGTGACACTATTGAAGAGCAAATCTACGCTCTTGGCCAGACTAAGCTTGCCTTGGACCAGGCCGTcgccggtgacgatgatTCCGCCGCCTCAAAGAAGAGCGAGGAGATTGGCATGAAGGCCGTGGAAAACATGGTTCTTGCGGACATGGAAAAGCAGGATGGCCACAACGCTCAATCCAAAGCAGATTAG
- a CDS encoding tRNA-dihydrouridine(20) synthase [NAD(P)+], with the protein MSTVAESAAIAPAHVPRVPIPPRGVDYRGKIVLAPMVRSGELPSRLLALHYGADLVWGPETIDRAIVGAERRVNPRNGTIEFTRVPSNGGRAEKAVKESVIYRLDPEREKGKLVFQLGSANPDLAVQAAKVVAGDVWGIDLNSGCPKPFSTSGGMGAALLRTPDKLVSILEALVREVGEPYQIGISVKIRILETPELTEALVSRLVRTGITGLTVHCRTTPMRPRERAIRDQLRMIADICHKAGVACVMNGDVTSRDHGLKLMEEYGVDGAMIAVSAEANSSCFRTEEAGGLAHWRDVVYQYIKFCIESENRYGNTKYLLNMLIPGKAQEFKEAKQSKTYTDVCRRLKFDDLVPQAMQLDEILDLTQKQELNGPTQPSAPKAVQNARDNNESARAAGGDNTRPNKSNASTTSNVGPIRTSSFPHPAKAAKPPSAVETNNSPSTPAAAVAVDAPVSAPEISQQPGVTA; encoded by the coding sequence ATGTCTACAGTCGCTGAATCCGCCGCTATCGCCCCGGCCCACGTGCCGCGGGTGCCCATCCCACCTCGAGGCGTCGACTATCGCGGTAAAATTGTCCTCGCCCCCATGGTTCGCTCGGGCGAACTCCCCTCCCGCCTCCTAGCCCTGCACTACGGCGCAGACTTAGTCTGGGGCCCCGAAACTATCGACCGAGCCATCGTCGGTGCCGAGCGTCGTGTGAACCCGCGCAACGGAACCATCGAGTTTACCCGAGTCCCCTCGAACGGCGGCCGCGCCGAAAAGGCTGTCAAGGAATCGGTCATCTACCGCCTCGACCCCGAGCGTGAGAAGGGCAAACTTGTCTTCCAGCTGGGTTCCGCCAACCCGGATCTTGCTGTGCAGGCGGCCAAGGTCGTTGCTGGCGATGTGTGGGGGATTGACCTCAACTCGGGTTGTCCCAAGCCATTCAGCACCAGTGGCGGGATGGGTGCGGCTCTGCTGCGAACCCCGGACAAGCTGGTGTCAATTCTCGAGGCCCTAGTCCGGGAGGTCGGCGAACCCTACCAGATTGGCATCTCTGTGAAGATTCGTATCTTGGAGACCCCTGAACTGACCGAGGCCCTGGTCTCGCGTCTCGTCCGTACCGGCATCACCGGACTGACGGTCCACTGCCGCACAACGCCGATGAGACCGCGCGAGCGAGCTATTCGCGATCAGCTGCGTATGATCGCAGACATCTGCCACAAGGCAGGTGTGGCGTGTGTGATGAACGGCGACGTGACCTCTCGCGACCACGGACTGAAGCTTATGGAGGAGTACGGCGTTGACGGAGCCATGATCGCCGTCTCGGCCGAGGCCAACTCGTCCTGCTTCCGCACCGAAGAAGCTGGCGGACTCGCTCACTGGCGTGATGTCGTCTACCAATACATCAAGTTCTGCATCGAGAGCGAAAACCGCTACGGCAACACAAAGTATCTCCTCAACATGCTCATTCCTGGCAAAGCGCAAGAGTTCAAAGAAGCCAAGCAATCCAAGACATACACGGACGTCTGTCGTCGCCTCAAATTCGACGACCTCGTCCCTCAGGCAATGCAGCTCGACGAGATCCTGGACCTCACCCAGAAGCAGGAGTTGAATGGTCCCACTCAGCCCTCCGCCCCGAAAGCCGTGCAGAACGCCAGGGACAACAATGAATCTGCGCGTGCGGCCGGAGGCGATAACACGAGGCCTAACAAATCCAATGCCTCCACTACGTCCAATGTTGGTCCCATTCGCACCTCGTCTTTTCCACACCCAGCTAAAGCAGCCAAGCCTCCCTCTGCGGTCGAGACAAACAACTCTCCCTCCActcccgccgccgccgtcgccgtcGATGCACCGGTCTCAGCTCCAGAGATTTCGCAACAGCCTGGTGTGACTGCGTGA
- a CDS encoding Replication factor C subunit 2: protein MASTFFNNKARAAAAASSSGSKTKQTDSKEDNTRLQPWVEKYRPKTLDDVAAQDHTTKVLQRTLQASNLPHMLFYGPPGTGKTSTILALAKSLFGPALYRSRILELNASDERGIGIVRDKVKNFARAQLSQPTGLDAAYRAQYPCPPFKIIILDEADSMTQDAQSALRRTMEQYSRITRFCLVCNYVTRIIEPLASRCSKFRFKSLDNAAAGERVAEIARAENLKLDDGVVDTLIRCGEGDLRRAITYLQSAARLMGATRTGGKGGDEDAEMVDADDSTSGVITVRTIEEIAGVVPENILDNLMQAMQPKPTGSAYEAVSKVVTDLVADGWSATQLVIQLYRRVVFNEAIPDIQKNKIVMLFSELDRRLVDGADEHLSVLDLALRIANVLRG from the exons ATGGCATCGACATTCTTCAATAACAAGGCCCGAGCAGCCGCTGCAGCTTCCTCGAGCGGATCCAAGACGAAACAGACCGACAGCAAGGAAGATAACACTCGGCTACAGCCATGGGTTGAGAAATA TCGTCCAAAGACGCTCGATGACGTTGCTGCACAGGATCACACAACAAAAGTCCTCCAACGGACACTACAAGCTTCCAAT CTCCCCCATATGCTCTTTTATGGACCTCCCGGAACAGGCAAAACTTCAACAATCCTCGCATTGGCCAAATCTCTCTTCGGTCCGGCCCTCTATCGCTCCCGCATTCTGGAATTGAACGCCTCCGACGAGCGCGGTATCGGAATCGTCCGTGACAAGGTCAAGAACTTTGCTCGTGCGCAACTCTCCCAACCTACCGGCCTCGATGCTGCGTACCGTGCGCAATATCCATGCCCACCcttcaagatcatcatcctcgacgaGGCAGACAGCATGACTCAGGACGCCCAGTCTGCGCTCCGTCGCACAATGGAACAGTATTCTCGCATCACGCGTTTCTGTCTCGTCTGCAACTACGTCACACGGATCATCGAGCCTCTAGCCAGTCGTTGCAGCAAGTTCCGATTCAAAAGTCTCGACAATGCTGCGGCTGGCGAGCGTGTTGCCGAGATCGCCCGTGCTGAGAACCTGAAGCTTGATGATGGTGTCGTGGACACTCTCATCCGATGTGGTGAGGGTGATCTGCGTCGTGCGATTACGTATCTTCAAAGCGCAGCTCGCCTGATGGGTGCAACGCGCACGGGAGGCAAAGGtggtgacgaggatgctGAAATGGTAGATGCGGATGACTCTACATCAGGGGTTATAACCGTCAGAACTATTGAGGAGATCGCGGGTGTCGTTCCCGAAAATATCTTGGATAACTTAATGCAGGCCATGCAGCCAAAACCGACGGGCTCGGCATATGAGGCCGTTTCAAAGGTAGTAACCGATCTAGTTGCGGATGGCTGGAGTGCAACGCAATTGGTCATTCAG TTATACCGACGGGTCGTATTTAACGAGGCAATTCCCGACATTCAGAAGAACAAAATTGTCATGCTGTTCTCAGAACTGGACCGACGGCTTGTGGATGGCGCCGATGAACATCTCTCTGTGCTCGACCTTGCGTTACGTATTGCAAACGTGCTTCGGGGATAG
- a CDS encoding Inorganic pyrophosphatase has translation MSYTVRKIGQPYTLEHRVYIEKDGVPVSPFHDIPLYANEEQTILNMVVEIPRWTNAKQEISKEEFLNPIKQDTKKGKLRFVRNCFPHKGYLWNYGAFPRTWEDPNSVHPETKAKGDNDPLDVCEIGELVGYPGQVKQVKVLGVMALIDEEETDWKIIVIDVNDPLASKLNDIEDVERHLPGLMRATNEWFRIYKIPDGKPENQFAFSGECKNKKYAEEVIKECSEAWEKLITGKTSPGEISLANSQLEHNRAEQSQVAAVPRGENLPPAPIDGSIDKWFFISGAAV, from the exons ATGTCGTACACCGTCCGCAAGATCGGCCAGCCCTATACGCTGGAGCACCGTGTTTACATCGAGAAGGATGGCGTCCCCGTCTCTCCCTTCCACGATATCCCCCTCTACGCCAATGAGGAGCAGACTATCCTGAACATGGTCGTTGAGATCCCCCGCTGGACCAACGCCAAGCAGGAG ATCTCCAAGGAGGAATTCCTGAACCCCATCAAGCAGGACACCAAGAAGGGCAAGCTGCGCTTCGTCCGCAACTGCTTCCCCCACAAGGGTTACCTCTGGAACTACGGTGCCTTCCCCCGC ACCTGGGAGGACCCCAACTCTGTGCaccccgagaccaaggccaagggTGACAACGACCCTCTCGATGTGTGCGAGATCGGTGAGCTGGTCGGTTACCCCGGTCAGGTCAAGCAGGTCAAGGTTCTGGGTGTCATGGCCCTgatcgatgaggaggagactgactggaagatcatcgtcattgACGTGAACGACCCTCTGGCCTCCAAGCTCAACGAcatcgaggatgttgagCGCCACCTGCCCGGTCTCATGCGTGCCACCAACGAGTGGTTCCGCATCTACAAGATCCCCGACGGAAAGCCCGAGAACCAGTTCGCTTTCTCTGGCGAGTGCAAGAACAAGAAGTACGCCGAGGAGGTCATCAAGGAGTGCTCCGAGGCTTGGGAGAAGCTCATTACCGGCAAGACCAGCCCCGGTGAAATCAGCCT CGCCAACTCTCAGCTCGAGCACAACCGTGCCGAGCAGTCCCAGGTCGCTGCCGTCCCCCGTGGCGAGAACCTGCCCCCTGCGCCTATCGATGGCAGCATTGACAAGTGGTTCTTCATCTCTGGTGCTGCTgtttaa
- a CDS encoding Aspartyl aminopeptidase, translating to MASKQPAKDFLSFVNASPTPFHAVQSAKDLLTKAGFEEIKEKDSWANTCKPGGKYFLTRNTTTLIAFAIGKQWQPGNSISMIGAHTDSPVLRVKPVSKKSGEGFLQVGVETYGGGIWHTWFDRDLGVAGRVMTRANDGSIVQKLVKVDRPILRIPTLAIHLDRTTDFSFNKETQLFPIAGLIAAELNRTGADGANAQEAEKVDDFSPLKAVTERHHSHFVELVAAEAGVKPEDILDFELILFDTQKSCLGGMLEEFIFSPRLDNLNSSYCATVSLIDSVAEQSSLDNEPAIRLIALFDHEEIGSRTAQGADSNALPAIIRRLSVLPSSSSSNTDLSTAYEQTLSTSFLVSADMAHSINPNYAGKYEQDHKPEMNKGPVIKINANARYATNSPGIVLLQEVARKAAAEKGEPIPLQLFVVRNDSSCGSTIGPMLSAALGARTLDLGNPQLSMHSIRETGGTYDVAYSIRLFTGFFQHYSELSKTIFVD from the exons ATGGCCTCCAAGCAGCCCGCCAAGGATTTCTTGTCCTTTGTCAATGCCTCCCCCACTC CGTTTCATGCCGTTCAGTCTGCCAAGGATCTGTTGACCAAGGCCGGATTCGAGGAGATCAAG GAGAAAGATTCTTGGGCGAACACCTGCAAGCCAGGTGGCAAGTACTTCTTGACTCGCAACACGACCACCCTGATTGCTTTTGCCATCGGAAAGCAATGGCAG CCGGGCAACTCCATCTCCATGATTGGTGCCCACACCGACTCTCCTGTTCTGCGGGTGAAGCCCGTGAGCAAGAAGAGCGGGGAGGGCTTCCTTCAAGTTGGTGTTGAGACATACGGAGGAGGCATTTGGCACACAT GGTTTGACCGCGACTTGGGTGTCGCTGGTCGCGTTATGACTCGCGCCAACGATGGGTCGATCGTGCAGAAGCTGGTCAAGGTTGACCGTCCAA TTCTACGCATTCCAACCCTGGCCATCCACCTGGATCGGACGACTGACTTCTCCTTCAACAAGGAGACGCAGCTGTTCCCTATTGCGGGTCTGATTGCCGCTGAACTCAACCGCACTGGTGCTGACGGGGCGAACGCTCAGGAGGCCGAGAAGGTCGATGACTTTTCGCCTCTCAAGGCCGTGACTGAACGTCATCACTCGCACTTTGTCGAGCTGGTGGCCGCCGAGGCTGGGGTTAAGCCCGAGGACATTCTGGACTTCGAGTTGATTCTCTTTGACACCCAGAAGTCTTGTCTGGGTGGCATGCTCGAGGAGttcatcttttctccccGACTGGACAACCTCAACAGCTCTTACTGTGCTACAGTCAGTCTCATTGACTCCGTCGCCGAACAGTCTTCCTTGGACAACGAGCCTGCCATTCGCCTGATTGCCCTGTTTGACCACGAGGAAATCGGCAGCCGCACCGCCCAGGGCGCAGACTCTAATGCTCTGCCTGCTATTATTCGCCGCCTTTCGGTtcttccatcatcttcttcgtcgaaCACCGATCTGTCGACGGCCTACGAACAGACTTTGTCTACCTCTTTCTTGGTCTCTGCTGACATGGCTCATTCGATCAACCCCAACTATGCCGGCAAGTACGAGCAGGATCACAAGCCCGAAATGAACAAAGGCCCTGTGATCAAAATCAACGCCAATGCTCGGTACGCGACCAACTCCCCGGGTATTGTTTTGCTCCAGGAGGTCGCTCGGAAAgcggcggcggagaaggGTGAGCCCATTCCCCTGCAGCTGTTCGTCGTCCGTAATGACTCCAGCTGCGGTAGCACCATCGGGCCTATGCTCTCTGCTGCCCTGGGTGCTCGCACACTGGACCTGGGTAACCCTCAATTGAGCATGCACAGTATCCGTGAGACCGGCGGTACGTACGATGTGGCGTACTCTATTCGCCTGTTCACCGGTTTCTTCCAGCACTACTCAGAGTTGTCCAAGACTATTTTCGTGGATTAG
- a CDS encoding ATP-dependent Clp protease proteolytic subunit yields the protein MNTAFFRTRFQQLNRPLARCVTPRIQSALGSRQFSASIPVLERTPPRGWTPTPFVTETVGGGWHTYDIFSRLLKERIICLNGEVDETMSASIVAQLLFLEADNPQKPIHLYINSPGGSVTAGLAIYDTMTYIASPVSTICVGQAASMGSLLLCGGEAGKRYCLPHSSIMIHQPSGGYFGQATDIAIHAKEILRVREQLNKIYQRHLTGKKQLSLDEIEKLMERDYFMGAQEALDLGIVDEILDRRVQSSNKGGDGDEKPPAV from the exons ATGAATACCGCTTTCTTCAGAACGAGGTTTCAACAGCTTAACCGACCCCTGGCTCGCTGTGTGACGCCGCGTATTCAGTCCGCTCTTGGATCGCGCCAGTTCTCGGCCTCAATACCAGTGCTTGAACGCACGCCGCCACGAGGATGGACACCAACGCCATTTGTGACGGAGACAGTG GGAGGGGGCTGGCACACTT ATGATATATTCTCTCGTCTCCTCAAG GAGCGCATCATCTGTCTCAACGGCGAAGTCGACGAAACAATGTCCGCCTCAATCGTCGCGcaactcctcttcctcgaaGCCGATAACCCTCAGAAGCCAATCCACCTTTATATCAACTCACCTGGAGGTTCGGTAACAGCAG GTCTCGCAATCTACGACACAATGACATACATTGCTTCCCCGGTGAGCACAATCTGTGTCGGACAAGCCGCTTCAATGGgttctcttctcctctgcgGTGGTGAGGCTGGAAAGCGATACTGTCTCCCGCACAGCTCAATCATGATCCATCAGCCCTCCGGAGGATACTTTGGTCAAGCGACCGATATCGCCATCCATGCCAAGGAGATTCTGCGCGTGAGAGAGCAACTCAATAAGATCTACCAGCGACACTTGACCGGCAAGAAGCAACTGTCGTtggatgagattgagaaATTGATGGAGCGGGACTACTTCATGGGGGCGCAGGAGGCGTTGGACTTGGGCATCGTGGATGAGATTCTGGATCGAAGGGTCCAGAGCTCGAACAAGGGAGGGGATGGGGATGAAAAGCCACCGGCGGTCTAA
- a CDS encoding WD repeat-containing protein srw1 produces MGKHPQQQPATMSSGGRVTRGAARAQAAANMVSPPLSTTPPSVPAKKTIFYQEHVQARPRSENVGSEPVDARALEKALRGMEEAGRQRESTPGMSPCRKRQRVYGDRFIPNRDGQDLQATYNLLHEDGCPATPSKSKRRAPHSELHFQKIEEANRTFSKVLRSELFGNTVPQPGLDTLSSDPLLGFSKGIVDKTRSHTPPSHLGANLPPASITPSTPHKNILNYGPTRPGSGHPTPSKTPRSAHTVNLNPRSELYSTSPIRYESQRILETPRKQPRFINKVPFKVLDAPDLQDDFYLNLVDWGSSNVLGVGLANSVYMWNSQSSQVTKLCELKDDTITSVSWIQRGTHLAVGTGKGLVQIWDAEHCRRLRTMVGHTNRVGALAWNDHILTSGSRDRLIYHRDVRSPDQYLRRLSGHKQEICGLKWNTEDGQLASGGNDNKLMVWDKLNETPLYRFNDHCAAVKAIAWSPHQHHLLASGGGTADRTIKFWNTSTGALIKEVDTGSQVCNLSWSKNSDEIISTHGYSQNQIVIWKYPRMEQVVSLTGHTFRVLYLAMSPDGQTVVTGAGDETLRFWKIHDKRANRESRREGSKLSEWGVIR; encoded by the exons ATGGGGAAGCATCCTCAACAGCAGCCAGCAACGATGAGTAGCGGTGGGCGGGTCACAAGAGGCGCAGCTCGCGCTCAAGCAGCGGCTAATATGGTCTCTCCTCCGCTCTCGACAACTCCTCCTAGTGTGCCTGCCAAAAAGACAATCTTCTATCAGGAGCATGTGCAAGCTCGTCCAAGATCCGAGAATGTGGGGTCTGAGCCTGTGGACGCACGCGCACTTGAGAAGGCATTGCGAGGCATGGAAGAGGCAGGACGTCAGCGCGAGAGCACGCCAGGCATGAGCCCGTGTCGAAAGCGGCAACGAGTTTATGGTGACCG CTTCATTCCCAATCGTGATGGGCAAGACTTGCAAGCCACCTATAACCTGCTGCACGAGGATGGATGTCCCGCAACCCCTTCAAAGTCGAAGCGCCGGGCTCCCCACTCTGAACTGCACTTCCAAAAGA TCGAAGAGGCAAACAGAACATTCTCAAAAGTGCTACGCAGTGAACTGTTTGGCAACACTGTTCCTCAACCTGGCCTCGACACCCTCTCATCAGACCCTTTGCTCGGCTTCAGCAAGGGAATCGTTGATAAGACGCGATCCCACACCCCTCCCTCCCACCTTGGTGCCAACCTCCCCCCAGCCAGCATCACTCCGTCCACCCCGCACAAAAACATCTTGAATTATGGCCCGACCAGACCTGGGTCGGGCCACCCAACCCCATCCAAGACTCCTCGAAGCGCGCACACGGTCAATCTGAACCCCCGCTCTGAACTCTACAGTACCTCCCCCATTCGCTACGAAAGCCAACGGATTCTTGAAACGCCCCGAAAACAACCCCGcttcatcaacaaggtcCCTTTCAAAGTTCTCGACGCCCCGGATCTCCAAGATGACTTTTATCTAAATTTGGTCGACTGGGGGAGCTCGAATGTGCTGGGAGTTGGCCTGGCCAATTCTGTCTATATGTGGAATTCACAGTCAAGCCAAGTCACAAAGCTTTGCGAACTGAAAGATGACACCATCACTAGTGTGAGCTGGATTCAAAGAGGCACACACCTTGCAGTTGGGACCGGAAAGGGTCTCGTGCAAATTTGGGACGCAGAGCATTGTCGGCGACTTCGGACGATGGTTGGCCATACCAACCGTGTCGGTGCCTTGGCGTGGAATGATCACATCTTAACCTCTGGTTCTCGTGACCGCTTGATCTACCACCGTGACGTTCGCTCACCTGACCAATATCTCCGGCGGCTATCCGGCCACAAGCAGGAAATCTGCGGATTGAAGTGGAATACCGAGGATGGCCAGCTCGCGTCGGGAGGCAATGACAACAAGCTCATGGTTTGGGACAAGCTTAACGAAACACCCCTCTATCGCTTCAACGATCACTGTGCGGCTGTCAAGGCCATTGCCTGGTCACCGCATCAACACCATCTCCTCGCCTCGGGGGGCGGCACGGCCGATCGCACAATAAAATTCTGGAACACATCGACTGGCGCGTTGATCAAGGAAGTTGATACAGGCAGCCAAGTCTGTAATTTATCCTGGTCCAAAAACTCCGACGAGATTATCAGCACTCATGGCTACAGCCAAAATCAGATCGTCATTTGGAAATACCCGCGGATGGAACAAGTCGTCTCTTTGACGGGCCATACATTCCGTGTGTTGTACCTCGCCATGAGCCCTGACGGCCAAACTGTCGTTACGGGTGCCGGTGATGAAACCCTTCGTTTCTGGAAGATCCATGACAAGCGAGCTAATCGAGAGTCGCGCCGCGAAGGAAGCAAGCTTTCGGAATGGGGAGTTATCCGGTGA